One Mycobacteroides abscessus ATCC 19977 genomic window carries:
- a CDS encoding metallophosphoesterase, with amino-acid sequence MSRNPLNPAGETPDMGIPQSIAGSMSMAEQYEWHRGYLRRHAVSRRNFLRGSAAAAAVAALGVSPFGRRAYADEAQLGVAGRRVGYGADSSSQLSFSAQLSRNPHGTKIFLDHGPTPELGASLEAEVRNLVTQIPSSDHGVLAAEQFYVHAPVHGLPGGTGHFYRWRTADGFLSDIRSAATAVPAARNALAPFRFTMMGDQGTDETPALPPNLAAGEYDDNYYGADNDPAVPHTQNVMNQIVASRPDFHILAGDIAYADPSGMGKSPQFVSGAKAPSGFDKYNPFVWDVYLTSIEPSASTTPWMFATGNHDMEAAYGNHGYGGHLARLGFPGNGPTGCPSAYSFTYGNVAVLSLDANDVSYEIRANTGYSGGAQTGWVGRTLATYRANPNIDFIVCFFHHCAYSTTLSHASDGGVRDAWCALFDRYQVDLVLQGHNHVFERTDPIRAGQPTREAGDNSTVDPETDGTVYYTVGSAGRPRYDFQPGEPEGYRGRELSDTLVPNSFVWASDGSKHAEAVAWSRVRYRNYAFIRVDVRPGALVSEMDVTAVDEYGREFDKVTYRRRVHAAVR; translated from the coding sequence ATGTCGCGCAATCCGTTGAACCCCGCCGGTGAGACACCGGATATGGGAATCCCGCAGTCGATCGCCGGATCGATGTCGATGGCCGAACAGTACGAGTGGCATCGCGGGTATCTGCGTCGTCATGCGGTCTCGCGCCGTAACTTCCTGCGAGGCTCGGCGGCAGCCGCGGCCGTCGCCGCGTTGGGAGTGTCACCGTTCGGACGCCGGGCATACGCGGACGAGGCCCAGCTGGGAGTCGCCGGCAGGCGCGTCGGATACGGAGCGGATTCCTCCAGCCAGCTCAGCTTCTCCGCGCAGCTGTCCAGGAATCCACACGGCACCAAGATCTTTCTCGATCATGGGCCGACACCCGAGCTGGGCGCCTCGCTCGAGGCCGAGGTGCGCAACCTGGTCACCCAAATTCCATCCAGCGACCACGGCGTGCTGGCGGCCGAACAGTTCTATGTCCATGCGCCCGTACACGGGCTGCCCGGCGGCACCGGGCATTTCTACCGGTGGCGTACCGCCGACGGTTTCCTGAGTGATATCCGCTCGGCCGCCACAGCCGTCCCCGCTGCGCGAAATGCACTTGCGCCGTTCCGTTTCACCATGATGGGCGATCAGGGCACCGACGAGACCCCCGCCCTCCCACCAAATTTGGCTGCCGGTGAATACGACGACAACTACTACGGTGCGGACAACGATCCGGCGGTGCCGCATACGCAGAATGTCATGAATCAGATCGTGGCCAGCCGACCCGATTTCCATATCCTGGCCGGAGATATCGCCTATGCCGACCCGTCCGGGATGGGCAAGTCGCCGCAGTTCGTGTCCGGTGCCAAAGCTCCGTCCGGCTTCGACAAGTACAACCCCTTCGTCTGGGACGTCTATCTGACCTCGATTGAGCCCAGCGCCTCAACCACACCGTGGATGTTCGCCACCGGCAACCACGACATGGAGGCCGCGTATGGCAACCACGGTTACGGCGGTCATCTGGCCCGCCTCGGGTTCCCCGGCAACGGCCCCACCGGATGCCCTTCGGCATACTCGTTCACCTATGGCAACGTCGCCGTGCTCTCCCTGGACGCCAATGATGTGTCCTATGAGATCCGCGCGAATACCGGCTACTCCGGTGGCGCCCAAACCGGTTGGGTGGGAAGAACTTTAGCGACGTACCGGGCCAACCCGAATATCGACTTCATCGTGTGCTTCTTCCATCACTGCGCCTACTCCACGACGCTCTCGCATGCCAGCGACGGGGGCGTGCGTGACGCGTGGTGCGCACTGTTCGACCGTTATCAGGTCGATCTGGTGCTGCAGGGACACAACCACGTCTTCGAGCGCACCGATCCGATTCGTGCCGGACAGCCCACCCGGGAGGCCGGGGACAACTCCACCGTCGACCCGGAAACCGATGGCACCGTGTACTACACGGTGGGCTCCGCGGGTCGGCCACGCTACGACTTTCAGCCCGGCGAGCCGGAGGGGTACCGCGGCAGGGAGCTTTCAGACACGCTGGTACCCAATAGCTTTGTCTGGGCATCCGATGGCAGCAAGCATGCCGAGGCGGTCGCCTGGTCGCGGGTGAGGTATCGCAACTACGCGTTCATCCGCGTCGATGTGCGTCCCGGAGCACTGGTCAGCGAGATGGACGTCACCGCCGTGGACGAATATGGCCGGGAGTTCGACAAGGTGACGTATCGCCGCCGGGTTCACGCGGCAGTGCGCTAG
- the cobT gene encoding nicotinate-nucleotide--dimethylbenzimidazole phosphoribosyltransferase, with translation MTQAEPPEAPRFAPVSAPDPGIADAARARQHRLTKPTGALGRLEELSVWAAACQNRCPPTTFQRPRVVVFAGDHGVAAAGVSAYPASVTAQMVRNMDAGGAAVNVLAALTGAGVRVADMAVGRPSGNIAVEDALTGEQTHAALAAGIALADAEVDGGADLLIAGDMGIGNTTPATVLVAALTGSEPVAVVGRGTGVDDAGWMRKTAAVRDALRRTKDVRTDPVALLGVAGGADLAAMTGFLAQAAVRRTPVLLDGLVVTSAALVAEQLAPGARQWWLAGHRSTEPAHSLALQRLRLDPVLDLQMRLGEGSGALVALPVLQAAVGTLAQMATFDEARVDTA, from the coding sequence GTGACACAGGCCGAACCACCAGAGGCGCCGCGATTCGCGCCGGTATCGGCACCCGATCCGGGTATCGCCGACGCCGCACGCGCACGCCAGCACCGACTCACCAAGCCCACCGGCGCGTTGGGCCGGCTGGAAGAGCTGTCGGTGTGGGCGGCAGCCTGCCAGAATCGTTGCCCCCCTACGACATTCCAGCGACCACGGGTTGTCGTGTTCGCCGGCGACCACGGCGTGGCCGCCGCTGGCGTATCCGCCTATCCTGCGTCGGTCACCGCCCAGATGGTGCGTAACATGGACGCCGGTGGCGCCGCGGTCAACGTACTGGCGGCTTTGACCGGAGCGGGTGTGCGTGTGGCCGATATGGCAGTCGGCCGGCCCAGCGGAAACATCGCGGTCGAGGACGCACTCACCGGCGAGCAGACGCACGCGGCGCTCGCGGCGGGCATCGCACTGGCCGACGCCGAGGTGGACGGTGGTGCCGACCTCCTCATTGCCGGCGATATGGGCATCGGGAACACCACGCCCGCAACGGTATTGGTGGCTGCGCTGACGGGCAGCGAGCCGGTGGCGGTGGTGGGCCGCGGCACCGGGGTCGACGACGCCGGATGGATGCGCAAGACCGCCGCAGTCCGTGACGCGCTGCGCCGCACCAAGGATGTACGTACGGATCCGGTTGCGCTGCTGGGTGTGGCCGGCGGCGCCGATCTCGCCGCCATGACCGGTTTCCTGGCGCAGGCGGCAGTGCGGCGCACACCCGTATTGCTGGACGGACTGGTGGTCACCTCCGCCGCGCTGGTGGCCGAGCAGCTGGCACCCGGAGCGCGCCAGTGGTGGCTTGCGGGACACCGATCTACCGAACCGGCGCATTCCCTCGCCCTGCAACGCCTGCGGCTGGACCCGGTGCTCGATCTGCAGATGCGATTGGGCGAGGGCTCCGGCGCGCTGGTGGCGCTGCCGGTGCTACAGGCCGCGGTCGGCACGCTCGCTCAGATGGCGACCTTCGATGAGGCCCGGGTGGACACCGCGTGA
- a CDS encoding adenosylcobinamide-GDP ribazoletransferase, with protein MNALLRILRPVGGAFEFATVAPVPARLAGTLSGPVLGALPVVGAALGVLAAFVAWVMHFAYMAPIAGLAAVAATILATRGLHIDGLSDTADGLGCYGPPERALTVMRDGSAGPFGVVVLIICLLAQALSFGVLASRQEWLAVALAITVGRISAVVACRRGVPGAAASGFGTRVAGSQPLWLAGMWVAAAMAVGLLAQTWRPWQGPVVVAVALIAGALLVRHCVRRFGGITGDVLGASIEITTTVAALGFAAH; from the coding sequence GTGAATGCCCTGCTGCGAATCCTGCGGCCGGTGGGCGGCGCCTTCGAATTCGCCACCGTGGCACCGGTTCCGGCCCGGCTGGCTGGCACGCTTTCCGGCCCGGTGCTGGGGGCGCTGCCGGTGGTGGGTGCAGCGCTGGGAGTCCTGGCCGCGTTCGTGGCCTGGGTCATGCATTTCGCGTACATGGCGCCGATCGCCGGACTGGCAGCGGTCGCCGCGACAATCCTCGCAACCCGGGGCCTACATATCGATGGGTTGTCCGACACCGCCGACGGGCTGGGCTGCTACGGGCCGCCGGAGCGCGCGCTGACCGTGATGCGGGACGGCTCGGCCGGACCGTTCGGGGTGGTTGTGCTCATCATCTGCCTTCTAGCACAAGCATTGTCGTTCGGCGTACTGGCCTCCCGGCAGGAGTGGCTGGCCGTCGCCCTGGCGATAACGGTGGGGCGAATCAGCGCGGTGGTGGCCTGTCGCCGCGGCGTGCCCGGCGCCGCGGCGAGCGGATTCGGGACTAGGGTCGCCGGATCTCAACCGCTGTGGCTGGCGGGCATGTGGGTGGCGGCGGCGATGGCCGTGGGCCTGCTGGCACAAACCTGGCGTCCCTGGCAGGGACCGGTGGTGGTGGCGGTGGCGCTGATCGCCGGGGCGCTGCTGGTACGTCATTGTGTGCGCAGGTTCGGCGGAATCACCGGCGACGTCTTGGGCGCGAGCATCGAGATAACCACGACCGTGGCGGCCCTGGGTTTCGCGGCACACTGA
- a CDS encoding branched-chain amino acid aminotransferase yields MNPLPAFTRQLNPSPASPARRAEVLAAPGFGKYFTDHMVSIDWNAENGWHNAQVVPYGPITLDPSAIVLHYAQEVFEGLKAYRQPDGTIAAFRPEANGERLIQSCRRIAIPELPLELFIESLRQLIAVDAEWVPPGGGEESLYLRPFIIATEAGLGVRPAGEYRYLLIASPAGAYFSQGIKPVSVWLSHEYVRAAPGGIGAAKTGGNYAASLVAQAQAAEEGCDQVVWLDAIERRYIEEMGGMNLFFVFGRDGEARLVTPELSGALLPGVTRKSLLQLASDAGFAIEERKIDVDELEKKTASGEITEVFACGTAAVITPVGRVKHSGGEFTIGDGEPGEVTMALRDTLTGIQRGTFADTHGWITQLG; encoded by the coding sequence ATGAATCCGCTTCCCGCGTTCACCCGGCAACTCAACCCGTCACCGGCCAGCCCGGCGCGGCGGGCTGAGGTACTCGCGGCGCCGGGATTCGGGAAGTACTTCACCGACCACATGGTGTCCATCGACTGGAACGCCGAAAACGGCTGGCACAACGCGCAAGTGGTGCCTTATGGTCCGATCACGCTTGACCCGTCGGCCATCGTGTTGCACTACGCACAAGAGGTCTTCGAGGGACTCAAGGCGTACCGGCAACCCGACGGAACCATCGCGGCGTTTCGCCCCGAGGCTAACGGTGAACGGCTGATCCAGTCCTGCCGCCGCATCGCCATCCCCGAGCTGCCGCTGGAGCTGTTCATCGAGTCGCTGCGCCAGCTCATCGCGGTGGATGCCGAGTGGGTGCCGCCGGGCGGCGGCGAGGAATCGCTCTACCTGCGGCCGTTCATCATCGCCACCGAGGCAGGCCTGGGGGTGCGGCCCGCCGGCGAGTACCGTTACCTGCTCATCGCCTCACCGGCCGGTGCTTACTTCTCTCAGGGCATCAAGCCGGTCAGCGTGTGGCTCTCGCACGAGTACGTGCGAGCCGCGCCGGGCGGTATCGGCGCGGCCAAGACCGGCGGCAACTACGCCGCCTCGCTGGTCGCTCAGGCGCAGGCCGCCGAGGAAGGCTGCGACCAGGTGGTGTGGCTCGACGCCATCGAGCGCCGGTACATCGAAGAAATGGGTGGCATGAACCTGTTCTTCGTCTTCGGGCGCGACGGTGAGGCGCGCCTGGTCACCCCCGAGCTGTCCGGGGCGCTGCTGCCGGGCGTGACGCGGAAGTCCTTGTTGCAGCTGGCCTCCGACGCCGGTTTTGCCATCGAGGAACGCAAGATCGATGTCGACGAGCTGGAGAAGAAGACGGCCTCGGGGGAGATCACCGAGGTGTTCGCCTGCGGCACGGCGGCGGTCATCACACCGGTCGGCCGCGTCAAGCACTCGGGCGGCGAATTCACCATCGGTGACGGGGAACCCGGCGAGGTGACCATGGCCCTGCGGGACACACTGACGGGAATCCAGCGCGGTACCTTCGCCGATACGCACGGCTGGATCACCCAGCTCGGCTAG